The proteins below are encoded in one region of Peribacillus muralis:
- a CDS encoding enoyl-CoA hydratase-related protein has translation MNYKYKKVEKENFITVVTLNNPPANTLSSSCIAELRILLQELGRDEETRAIILTGAGRFFIAGADIKEFVSKLGDQEQGLALAEGGQALCDEIEALKKPVIAAINGPALGGGLELAMSCHFRIVSEQATVGLPELKLGLIPTFGGTQRLRKITDTATALELILTGRTLLASEAVELGIAQLAVKEAELLKTVTAIAASFVEGKSMTSVMRAVECIVQGSNESMEQGLERERKRFAELFLTADAKEGIHAFVEKRKPDFKHI, from the coding sequence GTGAACTACAAATACAAAAAGGTCGAAAAAGAAAATTTCATCACGGTGGTTACATTGAACAATCCACCCGCAAATACACTTTCTTCTTCCTGTATCGCCGAATTGCGAATCCTTCTGCAGGAGCTTGGGCGGGATGAAGAAACAAGAGCCATCATCTTGACAGGAGCAGGTCGTTTCTTTATAGCAGGGGCGGATATAAAAGAATTCGTCTCAAAATTAGGCGATCAGGAACAAGGCTTGGCACTTGCTGAAGGAGGACAGGCGCTATGTGATGAAATCGAAGCCCTAAAAAAGCCTGTCATTGCTGCAATAAATGGTCCAGCACTTGGCGGAGGGCTGGAGCTGGCAATGAGCTGTCATTTCAGAATCGTATCAGAGCAAGCGACGGTAGGTCTGCCGGAATTAAAGCTTGGACTTATTCCGACGTTTGGCGGCACACAGCGGCTACGCAAGATAACGGATACGGCAACGGCATTGGAGCTTATCCTGACGGGCCGCACCCTTCTTGCAAGTGAAGCCGTGGAGCTAGGTATTGCCCAGTTAGCTGTAAAAGAAGCTGAATTGTTAAAAACGGTAACAGCTATTGCCGCCTCATTTGTGGAAGGAAAAAGCATGACTAGTGTGATGCGCGCTGTGGAATGTATCGTTCAAGGAAGCAACGAGAGCATGGAGCAAGGATTGGAAAGGGAGCGAAAAAGGTTTGCGGAACTGTTTCTGACAGCTGATGCCAAAGAGGGAATTCATGCATTCGTCGAGAAACGAAAACCAGACTTTAAACATATCTAA
- a CDS encoding enoyl-CoA hydratase/isomerase family protein — protein MSGEVVFSVNQNGVAIMVLNRPKALNSLSHEMVRAIGEQMMKWKADRNVSIVIIKGAGPKGLCAGGDIKTLYEARSSETAMRKAEDFFEVEYETDMAIHQFPKPIIAYLDGIVMGGGVGLTYGASHRIVTERTKWSMPEMNIGFFPDVGAAYFLNKAPGQLGHYLALTASVIQAPDVLYMNGADIFMKNEAMELFNEKVEHTDWSKVKVDEKLNQLIDEYRTQTSHVSKLASFQKEIDQHFAFETVEGILQSLERGGSDFCTKTKEQLLAKSPFSLKITLKQLNDGKNKTLKECFATDLLLAKNFLKHGDFYEGVRSILIDRDQSPDYQYKHVSEVTADMVDDFFKTTAPYKWV, from the coding sequence ATGTCCGGTGAAGTTGTGTTTTCCGTTAATCAAAATGGTGTTGCCATAATGGTTTTGAACCGTCCGAAAGCGCTCAATTCATTATCACATGAGATGGTACGGGCCATCGGTGAACAAATGATGAAATGGAAGGCAGACCGTAACGTATCGATCGTTATCATAAAAGGGGCAGGTCCAAAAGGGCTTTGTGCAGGCGGTGATATCAAGACTCTCTATGAAGCTCGTTCGTCTGAAACAGCCATGCGAAAAGCCGAGGATTTTTTCGAGGTAGAATATGAGACCGATATGGCGATCCACCAATTTCCAAAGCCGATCATCGCTTACTTAGATGGAATCGTGATGGGTGGAGGCGTCGGACTGACATATGGGGCTAGTCACCGAATTGTAACGGAGCGGACGAAGTGGTCGATGCCTGAAATGAATATTGGCTTTTTTCCGGATGTAGGAGCAGCCTATTTTTTAAACAAAGCCCCAGGGCAATTAGGCCATTATCTCGCTCTAACTGCGTCTGTTATACAGGCTCCCGACGTACTCTATATGAACGGTGCAGATATATTTATGAAAAATGAGGCGATGGAGCTTTTTAATGAAAAAGTAGAGCATACGGATTGGTCCAAGGTAAAAGTTGATGAAAAGCTAAATCAGCTAATCGATGAATATCGAACACAGACATCTCATGTGAGCAAGCTTGCTTCTTTTCAAAAAGAAATCGATCAACATTTTGCGTTTGAAACAGTCGAAGGAATTCTTCAGTCTCTCGAACGGGGGGGAAGTGATTTTTGCACGAAAACTAAAGAGCAGCTTCTTGCCAAATCCCCTTTTTCATTGAAAATCACGTTAAAGCAATTGAACGACGGTAAAAATAAAACATTGAAAGAATGCTTTGCAACCGACCTTTTACTGGCAAAGAACTTTTTGAAGCATGGTGATTTCTATGAAGGCGTGCGATCCATCCTCATCGATCGAGACCAATCGCCGGACTATCAATACAAACATGTTTCAGAGGTAACGGCCGATATGGTGGATGATTTTTTTAAAACAACAGCTCCGTACAAGTGGGTGTGA
- a CDS encoding VOC family protein — protein sequence MDTEWPSEMRVAQIRVARPTDQLEKVTSFYCEGLGLQKIGSFEGHDGYDGIMIGLPASNYHLEFTQHKDGSPCPAPTKDNLLVLYIPESKTIEEITNRLKRLGYDSVSPENPYWEKSGVTIEDPDGWRVVLMNSPGI from the coding sequence ATGGATACTGAATGGCCAAGTGAAATGAGAGTAGCCCAAATCCGTGTTGCACGTCCGACTGATCAACTGGAAAAGGTGACGAGTTTCTACTGTGAGGGGTTAGGTTTGCAAAAAATAGGTTCCTTCGAAGGGCACGATGGATATGACGGTATAATGATTGGACTTCCTGCTTCAAACTATCACTTAGAGTTTACCCAGCATAAAGATGGCAGTCCTTGTCCAGCTCCAACAAAGGATAATTTGCTTGTCTTATATATCCCTGAAAGCAAAACGATTGAAGAAATCACAAATAGATTGAAACGTTTGGGGTATGATTCAGTATCTCCAGAAAACCCATATTGGGAAAAATCAGGTGTTACGATTGAAGATCCAGATGGTTGGAGAGTTGTATTGATGAATTCGCCGGGTATTTGA
- a CDS encoding C40 family peptidase, protein MNNSKNSFILAGTIAGTLFASSSAYASTYQVKSGDTLDKISRANQTTVLELKAANHLTGSLIYPGQVLKINGPNKNTNKSSDTTTKYVVKLGDSLSTIAKRNNLSLSALLKLNPTISNSDRIYIGQTIRVSGQAIPTNSNASKSGSTGTYTVKSGDTLGQIAKAKNMTLQQLKSVNRLTESLIFPGQVLKVTITTMNNGSNVNKETSEKKHVVKLGDSLSSIAKKYNLSLNALLKLNPAITNSNRIKIGQSIIVSGKSLSSAANKPSISTTKSAKVNAVLTAGAKYMGAKYMYGASTSRTDVFDCSSFTLKAFQAAGISLPRTSLAQSRAGASVSSNNLQKGDLVFFDTNDDGVINHVGIYAGNGQMLNAATSNGVSYANINSSYWGPRFVKAVRVLN, encoded by the coding sequence ATGAACAATTCGAAAAACTCTTTCATTCTTGCAGGTACCATTGCAGGGACCTTATTCGCTAGCAGTTCAGCTTATGCCAGCACATATCAAGTTAAATCCGGGGATACCCTTGATAAAATTTCCAGAGCCAATCAAACAACTGTCCTGGAGCTAAAAGCCGCCAACCACTTGACTGGCAGCCTCATTTATCCTGGGCAAGTCTTAAAGATTAATGGCCCTAACAAAAATACGAATAAAAGTAGCGATACAACGACGAAATACGTAGTTAAACTGGGGGATAGTTTATCTACAATCGCTAAAAGAAATAATCTTTCCCTTAGTGCCTTACTTAAATTAAACCCCACGATTTCCAATTCAGATCGCATTTATATCGGCCAAACCATCCGTGTTTCCGGACAAGCCATCCCAACTAACTCGAATGCCAGCAAAAGCGGCTCAACCGGTACTTACACAGTCAAATCCGGGGATACCCTCGGTCAAATTGCCAAAGCTAAAAATATGACTCTCCAACAATTAAAATCTGTAAATCGCTTGACGGAATCATTGATTTTTCCTGGACAAGTCTTGAAGGTCACAATCACCACCATGAACAACGGCAGCAATGTGAATAAGGAGACTTCCGAAAAAAAACATGTGGTCAAACTGGGAGATAGTTTATCTTCCATTGCAAAAAAATATAACTTATCGCTAAATGCCTTGCTTAAATTAAACCCTGCGATTACCAATTCAAATCGCATAAAAATCGGCCAAAGCATCATTGTTTCCGGAAAGTCCCTATCCTCAGCAGCTAATAAACCATCGATATCGACGACAAAATCTGCCAAAGTGAATGCAGTTTTGACTGCTGGTGCTAAATATATGGGAGCTAAATATATGTATGGGGCGAGCACATCACGAACTGACGTTTTTGATTGTTCTTCATTCACTTTAAAAGCATTCCAGGCTGCAGGCATCTCCCTGCCCCGAACATCATTGGCTCAATCCCGGGCAGGTGCATCCGTATCTTCGAACAACCTTCAAAAAGGCGATTTAGTATTTTTTGATACGAATGATGATGGCGTAATCAATCATGTCGGCATTTATGCTGGTAATGGACAAATGCTTAATGCTGCCACATCCAACGGCGTTTCTTATGCAAACATCAACAGTTCTTACTGGGGACCCCGATTCGTAAAAGCGGTTCGTGTCCTGAACTGA
- a CDS encoding GerAB/ArcD/ProY family transporter, translating into MRGKPLVGIIEMQFVMVLFLLGSAIILGLGLDAGEYSWLANLLAGITGLFLFNLYIYIWNENGHQGLNHILTAQFGKHLGFIISFIYIVYFAYIASRVLNDIVHFINSTLLHNMHPFFIKFTILLIIIYTYSKGLEPFVRSAVIFGFVTILFLLLIPFFIVLSSNFHIDYILPFHSLDVNKIIKSVFPTLVTFPYGELVVFLALLPFLKEKKALSKGGSIVIILSMFLLSIFSFLTIGVLHPDLAKSYSYPLVTTIEHIGLIGFFQRLDIMAVIIFMIGCYFKITVFTFAAIFVAKDCMNKWKVNDNGLVSSIFIAIIALSYLYSDNNSLHVKIGLELIPVLLHVPLQIVVPLLIVIIIFMKGLKK; encoded by the coding sequence ATGAGGGGAAAACCCTTAGTTGGAATCATAGAAATGCAGTTTGTAATGGTGCTATTCCTCCTTGGGAGCGCCATCATTTTAGGACTTGGGCTTGATGCAGGTGAATATTCATGGCTGGCGAATTTGCTTGCAGGCATAACGGGCTTGTTTCTATTCAATCTATACATTTATATCTGGAATGAAAATGGCCATCAAGGTCTTAACCATATACTTACTGCCCAATTCGGCAAGCATCTTGGATTCATCATTTCCTTTATCTATATCGTCTATTTTGCATACATCGCATCCAGGGTGTTAAATGATATCGTCCATTTCATCAATAGTACATTGCTGCACAATATGCATCCCTTCTTCATAAAATTCACCATCCTCTTAATCATTATCTATACGTATTCAAAAGGACTCGAGCCATTTGTACGGTCAGCTGTGATTTTCGGGTTCGTCACCATTTTATTTCTCTTGCTCATCCCGTTTTTCATTGTATTAAGCAGCAATTTTCACATTGATTATATACTGCCCTTCCATTCATTGGACGTCAATAAGATCATAAAGTCCGTCTTCCCTACACTAGTCACGTTTCCTTATGGTGAATTGGTTGTTTTTTTAGCGTTGCTCCCATTTTTGAAGGAGAAAAAGGCATTGTCAAAAGGCGGCAGCATCGTCATTATCCTTTCAATGTTTTTACTATCCATTTTCTCTTTCCTAACGATTGGCGTATTACACCCTGATTTGGCAAAATCTTATTCTTATCCACTTGTTACGACGATAGAACATATTGGCTTGATTGGTTTTTTCCAGCGCTTGGATATAATGGCTGTCATCATTTTCATGATTGGCTGCTATTTTAAAATTACCGTATTCACTTTTGCAGCCATTTTTGTTGCCAAGGATTGCATGAATAAATGGAAAGTGAATGACAATGGTCTTGTTTCCTCGATCTTTATTGCCATTATCGCCTTATCTTATTTATACTCGGACAATAATTCCCTCCATGTAAAAATTGGCCTTGAACTTATACCAGTCCTTTTGCATGTACCTCTTCAAATAGTTGTGCCCTTATTAATCGTCATCATTATATTCATGAAGGGGCTAAAAAAATAG
- a CDS encoding Ger(x)C family spore germination protein codes for MKYLYIIFIILSVASIFFSQEDKHELNQTSFSFALGIDYEKEGYVVSLQLINPGEISGEKLLNNSPYIVYKARGKTIDTALEKISMNTSRYLDLKQEQIIVLGEELARKGKTKEIVEYILHSPDIPANALIITTKGNKASELLEIFSPVEGYSALEITNTLNKLGRHALNNASEIKVDLLEDGKDISLPYIELKGDLQKGRKRGNLNTTNPAHIVFGGFGLFKNENLKKFLDYRDSLFLQLLNGKSSGFIIESTCPEGSKKFAFKLFNGHVKKKEYKRVENNYIFQYTLNLTGDIRQYNCHGNLKEPETISQLEMQINKTIQSKENKILSIAQSYGLDPFGLGHSIENNEPKLWNNLKEEWATSIKNAQLEVHSNITIQNVGNYKSRGD; via the coding sequence ATGAAATACCTCTATATAATTTTTATCATTTTATCCGTTGCATCCATTTTCTTCTCTCAAGAGGATAAGCATGAATTGAACCAAACGTCCTTTTCATTTGCACTTGGAATTGACTATGAAAAGGAAGGCTACGTCGTCTCCTTGCAACTTATCAATCCAGGAGAGATTTCCGGTGAAAAGCTATTGAACAACTCCCCTTACATCGTGTATAAGGCCAGAGGAAAAACGATAGATACGGCATTGGAAAAGATATCGATGAATACATCGAGGTACCTGGACTTAAAACAAGAGCAAATCATTGTGTTGGGGGAAGAATTGGCACGGAAGGGCAAAACGAAAGAAATCGTTGAATATATCCTGCATTCTCCCGATATTCCAGCTAATGCATTAATCATTACCACTAAAGGAAACAAAGCAAGTGAGTTATTGGAAATATTTTCACCTGTTGAAGGCTATTCTGCCCTTGAGATTACGAATACATTGAATAAATTGGGAAGACATGCCTTAAACAATGCGAGCGAAATAAAAGTGGACTTATTGGAGGACGGCAAAGATATTTCATTACCTTATATCGAATTGAAAGGCGATCTTCAAAAAGGAAGGAAACGTGGCAATCTCAATACAACAAACCCTGCCCACATTGTATTTGGCGGGTTTGGATTATTTAAGAATGAGAACCTGAAAAAATTCCTGGATTACCGGGATTCTTTATTTCTTCAATTACTTAACGGAAAATCTTCAGGATTCATAATCGAATCCACCTGTCCAGAAGGTTCAAAAAAATTCGCCTTCAAATTATTCAATGGTCATGTCAAGAAGAAAGAATACAAGAGGGTCGAAAATAATTACATTTTTCAATACACCCTTAATCTAACAGGAGACATACGTCAGTACAACTGCCATGGAAACCTGAAAGAGCCTGAAACGATCAGCCAGCTAGAAATGCAAATCAATAAAACGATACAGAGCAAGGAAAACAAGATCCTTTCCATTGCCCAAAGCTATGGACTAGATCCATTTGGATTAGGTCATTCCATAGAAAATAATGAGCCCAAGTTATGGAATAACCTGAAAGAAGAGTGGGCAACAAGCATCAAGAATGCCCAATTGGAGGTCCATTCTAATATCACCATACAGAATGTAGGAAATTACAAGTCAAGAGGTGACTAA